CGAAACCCAAAGACAATTAGCAATACTCAGTACAACTGGAGAGTGTGCAGCATATAGCGGCGAAGAACTTACCTGACTACCGGGAAATACAACTTTTCGAATAGGCAAAAAATCCGTCGCAGTCGGAAACTTATTACGCTCTACTTCAGTCGTCGATGCAATGGTGGACTTTATTGATTCAACCTCAGGTGATCTAGCACCACGTTTATTAAGAGCACTTCAACTTGGGCAAGATGCCGGTGGTGAAATTCGTGGAATGCAAGCAGCTGGAATACTTGTATTTGAAGCTGGTAGTGGATTCCAATCACACGGGTCGAAAAAAATTGATATCTCTGTTTACGACCACTTAGACCCGATTGTCGAACTTAACCGATGCTACGAAATCCACAAACTGTCATATTTTCCTAGCGA
This Acidimicrobiia bacterium DNA region includes the following protein-coding sequences:
- a CDS encoding DUF1028 domain-containing protein produces the protein MVDFIDSTSGDLAPRLLRALQLGQDAGGEIRGMQAAGILVFEAGSGFQSHGSKKIDISVYDHLDPIVELNRCYEIHKLSYFPSDPKNLRAISPDYVKELKSILRSEGFLATDSDDLTWGDLENTAIENFLGFENYDGRIRNDGLIDIEVLADIRAKRS